In the Pirellulales bacterium genome, one interval contains:
- a CDS encoding ankyrin repeat domain-containing protein: protein MPVGEPDPIDLVLADDEVPRLILVIDHSSCDVATWHDQVQRRLAQGAAYIASAQFVADFPAVDRTHASVRLLLRDAPAAVVDGLPASVACGDHQISVSGRSYKHRSPSYPHPPAPRQSTAHTPGPNAELARALFSGELEPARRAIAAGVDLNASVLGLGTPLACAIIGGHPELVELLLASGAKFPDESRGGLAYWLQARMLGHREVARTLERLGVRPGWAARMAVGPLRAARWIFKR from the coding sequence ATGCCTGTCGGCGAACCTGACCCAATCGATCTAGTGCTCGCCGATGACGAGGTGCCGCGCCTGATCCTGGTCATCGATCACTCGAGCTGCGACGTCGCTACCTGGCATGACCAGGTGCAGCGCCGTCTGGCACAAGGTGCGGCCTACATCGCGAGCGCACAATTCGTCGCCGACTTTCCCGCCGTCGATCGCACACATGCGAGCGTGCGCTTACTCCTGCGCGACGCGCCGGCCGCGGTTGTCGATGGCCTCCCTGCAAGCGTCGCCTGCGGCGATCATCAAATCTCCGTCTCCGGCCGCAGTTACAAGCATCGGAGCCCGAGCTACCCCCATCCGCCGGCACCGCGTCAATCAACAGCGCACACGCCGGGGCCAAACGCCGAGTTGGCCCGGGCGCTTTTTTCGGGCGAGTTGGAGCCGGCACGTCGGGCAATCGCGGCCGGCGTCGACTTGAATGCCAGCGTGCTCGGGCTCGGCACGCCGCTGGCATGCGCAATCATTGGCGGCCACCCCGAGCTGGTCGAACTGCTCCTGGCATCGGGCGCCAAGTTCCCTGATGAATCGCGTGGCGGGCTCGCCTATTGGCTCCAGGCGCGCATGCTGGGGCATCGCGAGGTTGCCCGGACGCTGGAACGCCTCGGCGTCAGGCCCGGCTGGGCCGCCCGCATGGCCGTGGGGCCGTTGCGCGCCGCGCGCTGGATCTTCAAGCGCTGA
- a CDS encoding glycosyltransferase family 39 protein — MRATLPAGRSAASAETPLPPSSAHDTAHLGAELAVLALVLAAYFAARWPFSELPLMRDEGEYAQMGQALRQGLLPYRDIYNQKPPVVFAIFAALQAIAGEGLLALRLATTVWAAAATTLTWIVARRLFGPVGALGTALVMVELLFDLAGVFHSASTELFMLLWVAAALACWYPRNRRGWPALAAAGVFAALACQTKQTGIALVGFLCLERVWAWLTRREPGEPLRQVAADLGNVLTAFAIANAAIVAPFVLTGTWQDYVTCVWTNNFAYVGHRHQAIGPFEQIRTVAIYLVNYSAGTWIAGLLGCLSTLLAARGRAGGLWLLGVLTLVFCGVAGEWYVQYYIPLIIPLALGCGCFFAWAGRITLDPKAPIAARLGAVALLLAATAGPLYKQWPTLADVSRAVYRADQSQPFDESLQVGRYLAEHTQPGEPILVVGSDPEIYFYAQRLPATRMVITYPACGPYPHSANLRDELLAGFDRPDLRYVVLVNYPGALSEFPELIPQILEPTLKRLASEYQRSFAVHDRHQPALMLEVYRRRATAGRGTEPPGDPPR; from the coding sequence ATGCGCGCGACTTTGCCCGCCGGTCGGTCGGCCGCCTCCGCGGAGACACCACTCCCCCCAAGCTCGGCGCACGATACGGCGCACCTCGGCGCCGAGCTGGCCGTTCTGGCGCTGGTTTTGGCGGCGTATTTCGCCGCGCGTTGGCCGTTCAGCGAGTTGCCGCTGATGCGCGACGAAGGCGAATATGCTCAGATGGGCCAGGCCCTGCGGCAGGGGCTGCTGCCTTACCGCGACATTTACAATCAAAAGCCGCCGGTGGTGTTCGCGATATTCGCCGCCCTTCAGGCCATCGCCGGCGAAGGCCTGCTGGCACTGCGGCTTGCCACGACGGTCTGGGCCGCGGCCGCGACGACGCTGACCTGGATCGTGGCCCGGCGCTTGTTCGGACCGGTGGGCGCGCTGGGTACGGCGCTCGTGATGGTCGAGCTCTTGTTCGACCTGGCCGGAGTTTTCCACTCGGCCAGCACCGAGTTGTTCATGCTGCTGTGGGTCGCCGCGGCGCTGGCCTGCTGGTATCCGCGCAATCGGCGTGGCTGGCCGGCGCTCGCTGCGGCGGGGGTCTTTGCCGCACTGGCCTGTCAGACCAAGCAGACCGGCATCGCCTTGGTCGGATTCTTGTGTCTCGAACGCGTCTGGGCCTGGCTCACGCGCCGCGAGCCCGGCGAGCCGCTGCGGCAGGTGGCCGCCGATCTGGGCAACGTGCTGACCGCTTTCGCCATCGCCAACGCGGCGATCGTGGCACCTTTCGTGCTCACCGGCACGTGGCAGGACTACGTCACGTGCGTCTGGACGAATAACTTCGCCTATGTCGGACATCGCCATCAGGCGATCGGTCCCTTCGAGCAGATCCGCACGGTGGCCATCTACCTGGTCAACTACAGCGCCGGCACCTGGATCGCCGGGCTGCTCGGCTGCCTGTCGACGCTGTTGGCGGCGCGCGGCCGGGCCGGCGGGCTATGGCTGCTGGGGGTGTTGACGCTCGTCTTCTGCGGCGTCGCCGGCGAATGGTATGTGCAGTATTACATCCCGTTGATCATTCCCTTGGCATTGGGTTGCGGATGTTTTTTCGCCTGGGCAGGCAGGATCACGCTCGATCCGAAAGCGCCAATCGCCGCGCGGTTGGGGGCCGTGGCACTGTTACTCGCCGCGACAGCCGGGCCCCTCTACAAACAATGGCCGACGCTGGCCGACGTCTCGCGTGCGGTCTACCGCGCCGACCAGAGTCAGCCGTTCGATGAGTCGCTGCAGGTAGGACGTTATCTGGCCGAGCACACGCAGCCCGGCGAACCGATTCTGGTCGTGGGCAGTGATCCGGAAATCTACTTCTATGCCCAGCGTTTGCCGGCGACTCGGATGGTCATCACCTACCCGGCTTGCGGACCCTACCCGCACTCGGCCAACTTGCGTGACGAACTACTTGCGGGCTTCGATCGGCCAGACCTGCGGTACGTCGTGCTCGTGAACTATCCTGGTGCTCTGTCCGAGTTCCCGGAATTGATACCCCAGATTCTGGAGCCGACGCTCAAACGCCTGGCCAGCGAATACCAACGGTCCTTTGCCGTGCACGACAGGCACCAGCCGGCGTTGATGCTCGAAGTCTATCGGCGACGAGCGACGGCCGGCCGAGGCACAGAACCACCAGGCGACCCACCACGATGA
- a CDS encoding helix-turn-helix domain-containing protein, protein MATKEPTSNQTHPAPASGAALHLLLNAKQAAQALGISPRKLWSLTAGDQIPHVRIDRSVRYSPQALQNWIEEHSCAV, encoded by the coding sequence ATGGCTACGAAGGAACCCACGTCAAATCAGACCCACCCCGCCCCGGCAAGCGGAGCAGCTTTGCATCTTCTCTTGAATGCAAAGCAGGCCGCTCAGGCCCTGGGGATCAGTCCCCGCAAGCTCTGGTCTCTCACGGCTGGGGACCAGATTCCCCATGTCCGCATTGATCGGTCGGTTAGGTACTCTCCCCAAGCCCTACAGAATTGGATTGAGGAGCACTCCTGCGCCGTTTAG